From Thermodesulfovibrionales bacterium, one genomic window encodes:
- a CDS encoding helix-turn-helix domain-containing protein, giving the protein MSKAKEALKRYMETIEKGGRANWARKTTFVPQPDGSLRRMVTRRDGTVEKDEIIPADRKLVAEARSRAGLSQEKFAELLGISPRTLRDWEQGRRNPSGAAKTLLLIAAKHPEVLQEIAT; this is encoded by the coding sequence ATGAGCAAAGCTAAAGAAGCACTCAAGCGTTATATGGAGACAATTGAAAAGGGCGGTCGTGCAAATTGGGCGCGAAAGACGACATTTGTTCCGCAGCCTGATGGTTCTCTGCGCCGCATGGTGACAAGAAGAGACGGGACTGTGGAGAAAGACGAAATTATTCCGGCTGACCGTAAACTCGTTGCTGAGGCGCGGTCTCGTGCAGGCTTATCGCAAGAGAAATTTGCAGAACTGCTTGGCATTTCTCCCCGTACTCTGCGTGACTGGGAACAGGGCCGTCGAAACCCCTCTGGAGCGGCCAAGACACTGCTTCTCATTGCCGCAAAACACCCTGAGGTGCTGCAGGAAATAGCAACTTAG
- a CDS encoding DUF3427 domain-containing protein has translation MKPIAYGIYEVLLDEYLRDVLAQYPELRAIFGKLDPEEQPARYATFVAKVLEQALREESDPERRLALCNKILGQVDRETGRGHLEKHRLIPEHKPVLLEVTPPNYGTSGIPRPHTPISESSLFTGSPQEPQLAHELHEEMRSADGVDILVSFIKWSGLRLLMPAFEDLRDRHIPVRLITTSYMGASDAPAVEWLARMPNVDVRISYDIERTRLHAKAYHFRRNTGFSTAYIGSANMSHAAITSGLEWNLKVTAQDMRHILEKFTIEFETYWNSREFLPFDPDNPSLFRTAIDRARNPHRTGPAVFFDLRPHPFQERILEALERERSVHGRLSNLVIAATGTGKTVVAAFDFKHFFQQKQRQAKLLFVAHRQEILEQARATFSNVLRDQNFGELLVGSYQANRLEHLFCSIGMLASRRLWEQVGRDFYDYIVVDEAHHGTASSYRPIFENFSPKILLGLTATPERMDGDNVAADFGNRFAAEIRLPEALEEKLLCPFHYFGVADPVALNQDQFWRNGKYDATALENVYVMDHARAKQRVDAILTALNRYEPDLSTIKGVGFCVTIKHAVFMADMFNTQGIPSGAFVSGVEDGRCQELLDGLKAGRLTFLFTVDKLSEGVDVPEVNTVLFLRPTESLTVFLQQLGRGLRHAPGKDCLTVLDFVGQTHRRYRIDTKLKALLPRHRFSIDKEVELDFPHLPAGCSVQLDRLSRQYVLENIRENLGRLSVQVPDRLQTFTSETGQELTFGNFVRYHDYEPETLLVSETWSGWKAKAQLSSIPTDPDLARLKKTLVRAAFISGPKEVALLRNVIAKISQGAVSEAITLTGDSAMSIYYRIWGDKGSNLGITSLENAFRRLANNPSILADLDEVLAWSQDNSDVSGHIPVLPFACPFELHAQYGSTDILAGLGQATLQTAGQRGVGVIHFPTIRAYVLLITYQKTEREFSPSTMYADYPISRELLHWESQSNTAQQSETGQNLIQHEQRGYTILIFARDKKRYNGFTVPFTYLGPAERVSYENERPIKMVWQLRHQMPAEMFEDNRKGG, from the coding sequence ATGAAGCCAATTGCCTACGGTATTTACGAAGTTCTTCTTGATGAATACCTCCGCGATGTGCTTGCCCAGTATCCAGAACTAAGAGCGATATTTGGGAAACTTGATCCAGAAGAGCAACCGGCCCGCTATGCTACTTTCGTTGCAAAGGTGCTTGAGCAGGCTCTGAGAGAAGAGTCCGATCCTGAAAGACGACTTGCACTATGCAACAAGATACTTGGTCAAGTTGATAGAGAGACAGGCAGAGGCCATCTTGAAAAGCATAGACTAATCCCAGAACATAAGCCGGTACTCCTTGAAGTTACCCCTCCAAATTATGGGACTTCAGGTATCCCCCGGCCTCACACCCCGATATCAGAAAGCAGTCTTTTTACCGGCTCCCCCCAGGAACCACAACTTGCCCATGAATTACACGAAGAGATGCGGTCTGCCGATGGGGTGGACATCCTAGTGTCTTTCATTAAATGGTCCGGGTTGCGCTTATTAATGCCAGCTTTTGAGGATTTGCGTGATCGCCATATTCCGGTTCGGCTGATAACGACCTCCTACATGGGTGCCTCTGACGCTCCGGCTGTGGAGTGGCTGGCCCGGATGCCGAACGTCGATGTCCGTATTTCCTACGACATTGAGCGGACCAGACTACATGCCAAGGCGTATCATTTCAGGCGTAACACCGGATTCTCTACTGCCTACATAGGTTCTGCTAATATGTCTCATGCCGCAATTACCAGCGGACTGGAATGGAATCTAAAGGTAACAGCCCAAGACATGCGTCATATTCTTGAAAAATTTACCATTGAGTTTGAGACTTATTGGAATAGCCGTGAGTTCCTGCCTTTTGATCCTGACAATCCGTCTCTCTTCCGTACCGCCATTGACCGTGCCCGTAATCCACATAGAACTGGTCCTGCGGTGTTTTTTGATCTTCGTCCGCACCCTTTTCAGGAGCGCATCTTAGAAGCTCTGGAACGGGAACGTAGCGTTCATGGCCGTTTGAGCAATCTCGTTATTGCAGCTACCGGTACCGGAAAGACAGTGGTTGCTGCATTTGACTTTAAACATTTCTTTCAGCAAAAACAAAGACAGGCAAAGCTATTATTCGTAGCCCACCGCCAGGAGATTCTTGAACAGGCACGGGCAACCTTCAGTAATGTCCTGCGGGACCAGAATTTCGGTGAGTTGTTGGTAGGCTCATATCAGGCCAATCGCCTGGAGCATCTGTTCTGTTCAATAGGGATGCTCGCGAGTCGGCGCCTCTGGGAACAGGTGGGAAGAGACTTTTACGACTACATCGTTGTCGATGAGGCCCATCATGGCACTGCGTCAAGTTATCGGCCAATATTCGAAAACTTTTCTCCAAAGATTCTTCTCGGTTTGACTGCAACCCCTGAGCGCATGGACGGCGACAATGTCGCTGCTGATTTCGGCAACCGTTTTGCCGCCGAAATTCGCCTGCCCGAAGCATTAGAGGAAAAGCTTCTCTGCCCCTTCCATTATTTTGGCGTGGCTGACCCAGTTGCCCTCAATCAGGATCAGTTCTGGCGCAACGGCAAATATGATGCAACTGCCTTGGAAAATGTCTATGTTATGGATCATGCCCGGGCCAAACAGCGTGTTGATGCCATTCTCACAGCGCTCAATCGCTATGAACCTGATCTGAGCACAATCAAAGGGGTTGGTTTCTGCGTCACCATCAAGCATGCTGTTTTCATGGCAGATATGTTCAACACGCAAGGGATTCCGTCAGGCGCATTTGTCTCAGGAGTTGAAGACGGACGCTGTCAGGAATTGTTGGATGGTCTGAAGGCTGGGCGGCTCACCTTTCTCTTCACCGTCGACAAACTAAGCGAAGGTGTTGACGTTCCTGAGGTAAACACCGTCCTCTTTCTCCGCCCCACTGAAAGCCTGACCGTCTTCCTCCAGCAATTGGGACGTGGCTTACGCCATGCGCCTGGCAAGGATTGCCTAACCGTACTGGATTTTGTTGGCCAGACCCACCGCCGCTACCGAATCGACACCAAACTCAAGGCGCTCCTGCCGCGACACCGCTTCTCAATTGATAAAGAAGTGGAGCTTGATTTCCCCCATCTCCCCGCTGGCTGCTCAGTGCAACTCGACCGTCTATCTCGCCAGTATGTTCTGGAGAACATCAGGGAAAACCTTGGACGGTTATCGGTTCAAGTGCCCGATAGACTTCAAACATTCACCAGCGAGACCGGGCAGGAACTGACCTTCGGCAATTTCGTCCGCTACCATGATTACGAGCCTGAGACTCTACTTGTCAGTGAGACATGGAGTGGATGGAAGGCAAAAGCACAATTGTCTTCGATTCCAACTGATCCTGATCTGGCGCGGCTCAAAAAGACACTGGTGCGGGCAGCATTCATCAGCGGCCCAAAAGAAGTTGCGCTATTGCGTAATGTTATTGCCAAGATTTCGCAGGGAGCTGTCAGCGAGGCTATAACACTTACTGGAGATTCTGCTATGTCAATTTACTATCGGATATGGGGAGACAAAGGAAGCAATCTCGGCATAACGTCCCTTGAAAATGCGTTTAGAAGACTTGCAAACAATCCTTCGATACTTGCTGATCTGGACGAAGTTCTTGCTTGGTCTCAAGATAATTCAGATGTCAGTGGACACATTCCTGTTCTGCCCTTTGCCTGCCCTTTTGAACTGCATGCTCAATACGGAAGCACAGACATCCTGGCCGGCTTAGGACAGGCAACACTCCAAACAGCAGGCCAAAGAGGTGTCGGAGTTATTCACTTTCCTACAATAAGGGCATATGTGCTCTTAATCACCTATCAGAAAACGGAACGAGAATTTTCTCCGAGTACCATGTATGCCGATTATCCTATAAGTAGAGAACTGTTGCATTGGGAGTCACAATCAAACACGGCGCAACAGTCCGAAACGGGCCAGAACCTGATTCAGCATGAGCAGAGAGGCTACACGATTCTAATATTTGCCAGAGACAAAAAAAGATATAATGGTTTTACCGTACCGTTCACCTATCTTGGACCTGCCGAGCGTGTCAGCTACGAAAATGAACGTCCAATCAAGATGGTGTGGCAATTACGGCACCAGATGCCTGCCGAGATGTTTGAGGATAATCGGAAAGGTGGATAG
- a CDS encoding (deoxy)nucleoside triphosphate pyrophosphohydrolase, which produces MKHIQVACAIIERGGAVLATQRSTTMSLPLKWEFPGGKIAPGELPAECLQRELIEELGLYITVERALPQHKHSYHTFTVTLHPFVCTIASGEITLHEHAAFTWLPPEDLHTLDWADADLPVIQTYIDSLKAAIP; this is translated from the coding sequence ATGAAACATATACAGGTTGCTTGCGCAATCATTGAAAGAGGCGGCGCAGTGCTTGCAACACAGCGAAGCACCACGATGAGCCTGCCTCTGAAGTGGGAATTCCCCGGAGGCAAAATCGCGCCCGGCGAGCTGCCGGCTGAATGTTTGCAACGCGAACTTATTGAGGAACTTGGGCTTTATATAACCGTGGAGCGCGCATTGCCTCAGCATAAGCATAGCTACCACACCTTTACTGTCACACTTCATCCGTTTGTTTGCACAATAGCATCCGGCGAAATAACGTTGCATGAACATGCAGCTTTTACCTGGCTACCGCCGGAAGACCTGCATACTCTTGATTGGGCTGATGCCGATTTGCCTGTAATTCAAACTTACATCGATAGTCTCAAAGCTGCTATTCCATGA
- a CDS encoding type II toxin-antitoxin system VapC family toxin: protein MDKTKRIVIDTNLLIRYLVNDDARKAQVVDALLKKAGKGEVHILMPAIAVAELVWVLESFYRMEAGEIADLVDSILNTPGLTVPDDVIVRSALKRYRAERVDLVDAWIAAFAQEKGAHEIHTFDKKHFKGIEGVTVVQL from the coding sequence GTGGATAAGACTAAACGGATCGTTATCGATACGAACCTGCTCATCAGATACCTTGTTAATGATGATGCGCGTAAGGCGCAGGTTGTCGATGCGCTCCTAAAAAAGGCGGGTAAAGGCGAGGTCCATATTCTTATGCCGGCCATTGCCGTTGCAGAACTCGTCTGGGTGCTTGAGAGTTTCTATCGGATGGAGGCTGGAGAGATCGCCGACCTCGTGGACTCGATCCTGAATACACCCGGCCTCACGGTTCCTGATGACGTGATCGTCCGCTCTGCTCTTAAGCGGTACAGGGCCGAGAGGGTTGATCTTGTGGACGCGTGGATCGCAGCATTCGCCCAGGAGAAAGGAGCACATGAGATACATACCTTTGACAAGAAGCATTTCAAGGGCATCGAAGGCGTAACGGTGGTTCAACTTTGA
- a CDS encoding AbrB/MazE/SpoVT family DNA-binding domain-containing protein: MTALAKVTSKGQITLPKEVRDLLHIQTGSIVVFEKEDEKLVVKTAKTLQDFKGVLKDRQRRADFEDMRKTAKEYVGKKGAQSG, translated from the coding sequence ATGACAGCGCTTGCTAAGGTTACATCCAAGGGACAGATCACTTTGCCGAAAGAGGTGAGGGACTTGCTCCACATCCAGACCGGCAGCATTGTGGTCTTCGAGAAAGAAGATGAAAAGCTCGTTGTGAAGACCGCAAAGACGCTTCAGGATTTCAAGGGAGTTCTGAAAGACAGGCAGAGGCGTGCTGACTTTGAGGACATGAGAAAAACGGCAAAAGAATACGTCGGGAAAAAGGGCGCTCAGAGTGGATAA
- a CDS encoding helix-turn-helix domain-containing protein, whose product MKEMQFEKRNIYTNDHFVMDDVYMDHYAKVCGVYATCVYMGLCRYADRITQSCSPRISLLADKLNISTRQVIRVLKILEYYKIIRIERTPGEVNKYLLIDSKYWKPIKSLQQAMTKGHRCHRDTSASQTLPYVSQTPPL is encoded by the coding sequence ATGAAAGAAATGCAATTTGAGAAACGGAATATCTACACCAATGACCACTTTGTTATGGACGACGTCTATATGGATCACTACGCAAAGGTCTGCGGTGTCTATGCGACATGTGTGTATATGGGCCTCTGCCGCTATGCAGACAGAATAACTCAGTCCTGTTCCCCGAGAATTTCCCTCCTGGCCGATAAACTGAATATCTCGACGAGGCAGGTCATCAGGGTGCTGAAGATTCTGGAGTATTACAAAATCATCAGAATTGAGAGGACACCGGGAGAGGTCAATAAATACTTGCTCATCGACAGTAAGTATTGGAAACCTATAAAGTCCTTGCAACAGGCTATGACTAAGGGACACCGGTGTCACAGAGATACCAGTGCCTCACAGACACTCCCCTATGTCAGTCAGACACCACCCCTGTGA
- a CDS encoding helix-turn-helix domain-containing protein produces MDICEVSEMLGVTKATIYSWTSQKKIPHVKLSRRLLKFREREIKDWIAEKSVIVDSTRLPDKTRRAHTRKTTPRQLGSDHIEGIIRNAKEEVFHGR; encoded by the coding sequence ATGGACATATGTGAAGTGTCCGAGATGCTTGGTGTGACGAAGGCCACGATCTATTCCTGGACTTCTCAGAAAAAGATACCTCACGTGAAGCTCAGCAGGCGCCTTCTTAAATTCAGAGAGAGGGAGATTAAGGACTGGATCGCCGAGAAATCCGTCATCGTGGATTCTACACGCCTGCCCGATAAGACAAGGAGGGCTCACACACGGAAAACAACGCCCCGGCAATTGGGGAGTGATCACATAGAGGGCATTATTCGGAATGCAAAGGAAGAGGTCTTTCATGGTCGCTAA
- a CDS encoding site-specific integrase — protein MGLYRRKDSDIWWMSFSVNNVRHRRTTETSDRKLAEKIYAKVQTQITEGKWFELDAGRQHTFDEMMEKYLREYSRVHKAESTYRKDKALLGHLNKVFSGLTLNQITSRMITEYKTSRLTKGASPATVRNELRLLSHSFNVAMKQWEWVSNNPTMRVSFRELKAKTINRWLAEEEEEALLKAVEDRLYGQLRDIVIVALNTGMSQEEILKLQWRNVDLFRKTITTTRQKTNRTRTIPINNTVFELLKQRMKVKPIIGSGCNVFFNGAGNMIDAAKLKRAFIAAVEAAKIEDFRFHDLRHTFATRLVQRGVDLYKVAKLLGHADVSTTQRYAHHYPESLRDGVEILDSLNVRRATEQTICHDFVTVDGIEEQNGVRATF, from the coding sequence ATGGGACTATACAGGCGTAAGGATTCTGATATCTGGTGGATGTCTTTTTCTGTCAACAACGTTCGTCACCGCAGGACCACCGAGACATCAGATCGAAAACTGGCAGAGAAGATATATGCAAAGGTGCAGACACAGATCACCGAAGGAAAATGGTTTGAGCTTGACGCCGGAAGACAGCACACATTTGATGAGATGATGGAGAAATACTTGCGGGAATATTCGAGGGTTCACAAAGCAGAGTCGACATACAGAAAGGATAAGGCCCTCCTTGGTCATCTCAATAAAGTCTTCTCGGGTCTCACGCTCAATCAGATTACGTCGAGGATGATTACGGAGTACAAGACGAGTCGTCTTACAAAGGGAGCCTCACCCGCTACGGTTCGGAACGAACTTCGGCTTCTCAGCCATTCCTTCAATGTCGCGATGAAGCAGTGGGAGTGGGTCAGCAATAACCCTACGATGAGAGTCAGCTTCAGAGAGTTGAAGGCGAAGACCATCAACCGGTGGCTGGCAGAAGAAGAAGAGGAAGCACTTCTGAAGGCCGTCGAGGACAGGCTTTATGGTCAGCTACGGGACATTGTTATTGTAGCGCTCAACACCGGCATGAGTCAGGAAGAGATCCTCAAGCTCCAGTGGCGGAACGTAGACCTCTTCAGGAAGACGATTACCACGACGCGGCAAAAGACGAACCGCACGCGTACGATCCCGATCAATAACACTGTTTTTGAACTGCTTAAGCAGAGGATGAAAGTTAAGCCGATCATCGGAAGCGGGTGTAATGTATTTTTCAACGGCGCGGGCAATATGATTGATGCAGCCAAACTCAAGAGGGCATTTATTGCTGCGGTAGAAGCTGCAAAGATCGAGGATTTCAGGTTCCATGACCTGAGGCATACCTTTGCCACAAGACTCGTCCAAAGGGGCGTTGATCTTTACAAGGTTGCCAAGCTGTTAGGGCATGCCGATGTATCAACGACTCAACGATATGCCCATCACTACCCCGAGAGCCTGAGGGATGGAGTTGAAATTCTCGACAGTCTGAACGTAAGACGCGCCACGGAACAAACGATTTGTCACGATTTTGTCACGGTCGACGGTATCGAGGAACAAAACGGTGTCAGGGCCACTTTCTAA
- a CDS encoding TIGR00725 family protein has translation MNRKMIAVIGAGKADERTLKTAEEVGRLIAEGGAVLVCGGLGGVMEAAARGAKAGGGVTVGILPHNQSDDANPYIDIAIPTGFGEGRNVIIARSARVLIAVGGEYGTLSEIALGLKMGKPVIGINTWEVKGVVRAENAEDAVRKAFELMSPSL, from the coding sequence ATGAACCGGAAGATGATCGCAGTCATCGGCGCCGGTAAGGCAGATGAGAGGACACTCAAGACGGCCGAGGAGGTGGGCAGACTTATCGCCGAAGGGGGAGCAGTCCTGGTCTGCGGAGGGCTCGGCGGCGTTATGGAGGCTGCTGCCAGGGGCGCAAAGGCCGGGGGCGGCGTAACCGTCGGAATCCTGCCTCACAACCAAAGCGATGACGCAAACCCCTACATTGATATCGCCATACCGACGGGGTTCGGGGAAGGGAGGAATGTCATCATAGCCCGATCTGCCCGGGTACTGATAGCTGTCGGAGGTGAATATGGAACCCTCTCTGAGATCGCCCTTGGGCTGAAGATGGGAAAGCCTGTTATTGGAATTAATACATGGGAAGTGAAGGGCGTTGTAAGGGCTGAGAACGCAGAGGATGCAGTAAGAAAGGCTTTCGAACTGATGTCACCGTCTCTGTAA
- a CDS encoding HesA/MoeB/ThiF family protein, protein MHFSEEELKRYHRQMMMEGWGEATQKKLKDATVFIAGAGGLGSPVSIYLAVAGVGHMRICDFDTPDWTNLNRQILHDHTRIGVNKAISAQITIRKLNHSIKVTAFTDKIVAENVDELVGDAQIILDCMDNFPTRYLLNESAIRKKIPLVYGSIWGMDGRLSFIKSPETPCLRCLFPEAPPSETFPVLGTTPGVIGSLQALETIKYLTGIGTNIKGKLLVWDGAKTEFRTFKARRDSHCPACGDLA, encoded by the coding sequence ATGCATTTTTCTGAAGAAGAACTGAAGAGATACCATAGGCAGATGATGATGGAAGGTTGGGGCGAGGCGACGCAGAAGAAACTCAAAGACGCTACTGTCTTTATCGCAGGGGCAGGCGGCCTGGGCTCGCCGGTTTCGATCTACCTTGCTGTTGCCGGGGTAGGTCACATGAGGATCTGCGACTTCGACACCCCTGACTGGACGAACCTGAACCGCCAGATTCTCCATGACCATACGAGAATTGGCGTCAACAAGGCGATCTCAGCGCAGATTACCATCAGGAAACTGAACCACAGTATCAAGGTTACCGCCTTTACCGATAAGATAGTGGCCGAGAATGTTGATGAACTCGTGGGAGATGCGCAGATCATTCTTGACTGTATGGACAATTTCCCCACGAGGTATCTCCTGAACGAATCGGCCATTAGAAAGAAGATCCCCCTCGTTTATGGCAGCATATGGGGTATGGACGGGAGACTCTCCTTTATAAAGTCTCCCGAAACACCATGTCTCCGCTGCCTCTTTCCCGAGGCGCCCCCCAGTGAGACTTTCCCCGTCCTAGGCACGACTCCGGGCGTTATCGGATCTCTCCAGGCTCTTGAAACGATCAAGTACCTGACGGGCATAGGAACGAACATCAAAGGGAAGCTCCTTGTATGGGACGGCGCTAAGACTGAATTCAGGACCTTCAAGGCACGGAGAGACTCGCATTGTCCGGCCTGCGGAGACCTTGCATAG
- a CDS encoding radical SAM protein produces MPRLLIIQAATYRSRDDRRPLRIRKRKVVGAVMPYLAAMAPDNWHVMLCDDEIDEPDYDGRYDVVAITVRTVTSLRAFEVADRFRERGVTVLMGGPHATFYHEEMADHAAAVCIGEGEEIFPQMLADAAAGRLQGFYKRKEPASLVGLPTPRWDLLNRKHHVFYSPYVIQQSRGCPYTCDFCAERRLNGDYGWRCRPADEVVEEIKKCGSRHIFFAASQFVGHKAHTVELLEKLIPLKIHWSALFSPRFGLDEEFLDLAKRSGLLHVNMGIESVSQKTLKTMHKDFNHVQTYVEMIKNLNERNISYSFNFVLGGDTDDLEVLSTTLEFVQKHKVPAAYFNLLAPLRGTPIYDRMKADGAILDELNLERWAGVHCYFHPKLMTQEQLMDGVKRMQREMYSWSSMFHRLRFPPRSLADFASWNVNLTQRRVAYRSHYMNEFSEF; encoded by the coding sequence GTGCCTAGACTGCTGATCATTCAGGCGGCTACCTACCGTTCCCGCGACGATCGCCGACCTCTCCGGATCCGCAAGCGCAAGGTGGTCGGTGCTGTCATGCCCTACCTGGCAGCGATGGCCCCGGATAATTGGCACGTGATGCTGTGCGACGACGAGATCGACGAGCCAGATTACGACGGTCGATACGACGTTGTCGCTATCACGGTGCGCACCGTGACCTCACTCAGGGCCTTCGAGGTTGCCGACAGGTTCCGCGAGAGAGGGGTTACCGTTCTGATGGGCGGGCCCCATGCAACCTTCTACCACGAAGAGATGGCCGACCACGCCGCCGCCGTTTGCATCGGCGAGGGCGAGGAAATCTTTCCGCAGATGCTCGCGGACGCCGCGGCGGGGCGCCTGCAGGGATTCTACAAGCGCAAGGAGCCTGCGAGTCTCGTCGGCCTGCCGACGCCGCGCTGGGATCTGCTGAACCGGAAGCACCACGTCTTTTACAGTCCGTACGTCATCCAGCAGTCTCGTGGCTGCCCCTACACCTGTGACTTCTGCGCCGAGCGGCGACTGAACGGCGACTACGGCTGGCGCTGTCGCCCCGCTGACGAAGTCGTCGAGGAGATCAAGAAGTGTGGGTCACGCCACATCTTCTTCGCCGCCAGCCAGTTCGTGGGCCACAAGGCCCACACGGTGGAGCTCCTAGAGAAACTGATCCCGCTCAAGATCCATTGGTCGGCGCTGTTCTCACCGCGCTTCGGTCTCGACGAGGAATTCCTCGACCTGGCGAAGCGCTCGGGGCTGCTCCACGTCAACATGGGGATCGAGAGCGTTTCCCAGAAGACGTTGAAGACCATGCACAAGGACTTCAACCACGTCCAGACCTACGTGGAGATGATCAAGAACCTGAACGAGCGCAACATAAGCTATTCCTTCAACTTCGTGCTCGGCGGCGATACAGATGATCTCGAGGTGCTGTCCACGACGCTCGAGTTCGTGCAGAAACACAAGGTTCCGGCTGCCTATTTCAACCTCCTGGCGCCCTTGCGCGGCACGCCGATCTATGACCGTATGAAAGCCGATGGCGCCATCCTGGATGAGCTCAACCTCGAGCGATGGGCCGGCGTTCACTGTTACTTCCACCCCAAACTCATGACCCAGGAGCAGTTGATGGACGGTGTGAAGCGGATGCAGCGCGAGATGTACTCGTGGAGCTCCATGTTCCACCGTCTGCGCTTCCCTCCACGATCACTGGCCGACTTTGCGTCCTGGAACGTCAACCTGACCCAGCGCCGGGTGGCGTACCGCTCGCACTACATGAACGAGTTCAGCGAGTTCTGA